The following are encoded in a window of Pseudomonadota bacterium genomic DNA:
- a CDS encoding elongation factor Tu, whose product NVTIIVELVTPIALEKELRFAIREGGKTVGAGVVTEIIE is encoded by the coding sequence TAATGTAACTATCATTGTTGAGCTTGTTACCCCCATTGCCCTTGAGAAGGAACTCCGTTTTGCTATCAGGGAAGGTGGAAAGACTGTCGGAGCCGGTGTTGTCACTGAGATTATAGAGTAG
- the rpsJ gene encoding 30S ribosomal protein S10, which produces MRQRIRICLKAFDHGLLDQSVKEIVDAAKKTGAQVVGPVPLPTRIQKFCVLRSPHIDKKSREQFEVRTHKRLIDIVDPTQQTVDALMKLELAAGVDVEIKS; this is translated from the coding sequence ATGAGGCAGAGAATCAGGATATGCCTGAAGGCCTTTGATCATGGATTACTTGATCAATCGGTAAAAGAAATAGTGGATGCAGCGAAAAAAACTGGAGCGCAGGTTGTTGGACCTGTTCCGTTGCCAACAAGAATACAAAAATTTTGTGTATTACGTTCCCCGCACATTGATAAAAAATCGAGGGAGCAGTTTGAAGTAAGAACGCACAAGAGATTGATAGATATTGTTGATCCGACACAACAGACAGTTGATGCCTTGATGAAATTAGAACTTGCAGCAGGCGTCGATGTGGAAATAAAGTCCTGA